One Nicotiana tomentosiformis chromosome 4, ASM39032v3, whole genome shotgun sequence genomic window carries:
- the LOC104120834 gene encoding uncharacterized protein — MVLWSEEAVEEEESWREEEGSRSGDASVAEGLKKKKKKKKKKKKKKKKKKKKKKKRSVVKISETAREHKKKKTVFSIPVETPPKRGRATRSQKMQCEAKLERALKKSKRKIVAKGKKKVKIPPKRGIAARSQKKQCESELERALKKSKRKVVAKGKKKVSEPVEVIEIEEMDLVLHDDDKAKEVEVVTPKEKKRKTSKKKSPSKTVDAEPSTLAKRTRYAMKSLKVQVVEEEESEEEEEEEEEETDEEHDKMVKFGKRTILKGRLLRDLEEE; from the exons ATGGTGTTATGGAGTGAGGAAGCAGTTGAGGAGGAAGAAAGTTGGAGAGAAGAAGAAGGTAGTAGATCTGGTGATGCTAGTGTAGCTGAGGGGCTG aagaagaagaagaagaagaagaagaagaagaagaagaagaagaagaagaagaagaagaagaagaagaaacgtTCAGTAGTTAAAATCTCTGAAACTGCTAGGGAACACAAGAAGAAAAAAACTGTCTTTTCTATCCCTGTAGAGACTCCTCCTAAaagaggaagagctacaaggagtcagaagaTGCAGTGTGAGGCTAAACTTGAAAGAGCCTTAAAAAAGAGTAAGAGAAAAATTGTtgcaaagggaaagaaaaaagtGA AGATTCCTCCTAAAAGAGGAATAGCTGcaaggagtcagaagaagcaGTGTGAATCTGAACTTGAAAGAGCCTTAAAAAAGAGTAAGAGAAAAGTTGTTGCAAAGGGAAAAAAGAAAGTGAGTGAGCCTGTTGAGGTAATTGAGATTGAAGAGATGGACCTGGTCCTTCATGATGATGACAAGGCAAAGGAGGtggaggttgtgactccaaaggaaaagaaaagaaagacttctaaaaagaagTCTCCTTCAAAGACTGTTGATGCAGAGCCTTCTACCTTGGCAAAAAGAACCAGGTATGCCATGAAATCTTTGAAAGTGCAAGTAGTGGAGGAAGAAGaaagtgaagaagaagaagaagaagaagaagaggaaactgATGAAGAACATGATAAGATGGTAAAGTTTGGCAAGAGAACAATCTTGAAGGGTAGACTCCTCAGAGACTTGGAAGAGGAATGA